One window from the genome of Xiphophorus hellerii strain 12219 chromosome 16, Xiphophorus_hellerii-4.1, whole genome shotgun sequence encodes:
- the socs1a gene encoding suppressor of cytokine signaling 1a codes for MVADSTVEGHERTALPSASPAPSSSVTSSSSAAAAATPTQSEQLQRQAGPNPSLKSASARSVYPTHFPTFASKEDCNVITDTAAKLERSGFYWGPLGVEEAHRMLRSAPLGSYLIRDSRQKDVFFTLSYHDRKGPVSVRIDYKQQKFSLAGNQRSFPTLFALLEYYMNTPKRSLKVPYRKWEPTLQELCRRRIVELCGGKIPELPVTHVVQDFLLDFPYKL; via the coding sequence ATGGTAGCCGACAGCACAGTGGAAGGCCATGAGCGGACCGCCTTGCCAAGCGCTTCACCAGCACCATCTTCTTCTGTaacttcatcatcatcagcagcagcagcagcaacccCTACACAATCGGAGCAGCTTCAGCGTCAGGCCGGACCAAATCCAAGCCTGAAGTCCGCGTCCGCCCGCTCTGTGTACCCAACTCATTTCCCGACGTTCGCCTCCAAGGAGGACTGCAACGTCATCACTGACACAGCCGCCAAGCTTGAGCGCAGCGGCTTCTACTGGGGCCCGTTGGGAGTGGAGGAGGCCCACCGCATGCTCCGCAGCGCCCCGCTGGGCAGCTACCTTATCCGCGACAGCCGGCAGAAGGACGTCTTTTTCACCCTGTCCTATCACGACAGGAAAGGACCCGTCAGTGTGCGCATCGACTACAAGCAGCAGAAGTTCTCTCTGGCCGGCAACCAGCGCTCCTTCCCAACGCTCTTTGCCCTCTTGGAGTATTACATGAACACACCCAAGAGGAGCCTGAAGGTCCCGTACAGGAAATGGGAGCCCACGCTGCAGGAGCTGTGCAGGAGACGCATCGTAGAGTTGTGCGGAGGAAAGATCCCGGAGCTGCCGGTCACACATGTGGTCCAAGATTTCCTGCTGGACTTCCCTTACAAACTGTAA